A genomic region of Bacteroidales bacterium contains the following coding sequences:
- a CDS encoding nitroreductase family protein translates to MELYEGLLTRRSIRAYKPDKIEYREVEDIVKAGMYAPSAVNCQPWHFIIIDDREIFQQIMDIHPYSKMLKDAQYAIVVLGDEKLQHGPGYWVVDCAAVTQNILLAAHSKGIGSVWLGLHPREQRKQGIKELFNLPQHIQPFSIIALGYPDEEKEQPERFKKERIHYNRW, encoded by the coding sequence ATGGAATTATATGAAGGATTGTTAACCAGGCGAAGCATCAGGGCTTACAAACCCGACAAGATAGAATACCGGGAAGTGGAGGATATCGTTAAGGCCGGAATGTATGCGCCTTCAGCAGTAAACTGTCAGCCCTGGCATTTTATCATCATCGATGACCGGGAAATCTTTCAGCAGATCATGGACATTCATCCCTATTCCAAGATGCTGAAGGATGCCCAATATGCCATAGTGGTACTGGGCGATGAAAAATTGCAGCACGGTCCGGGCTACTGGGTGGTGGATTGTGCCGCTGTCACCCAAAATATCCTCCTTGCAGCTCATTCAAAAGGCATCGGCTCGGTATGGCTCGGATTGCATCCCAGGGAGCAAAGAAAGCAGGGCATCAAAGAGTTGTTCAACCTTCCGCAGCATATTCAGCCGTTTTCCATTATTGCGCTTGGTTATCCGGATGAAGAGAAAGAGCAGCCCGAACGGTTCAAAAAAGAGCGGATACATTATAATCGGTGGTAA
- a CDS encoding PhoH family protein — MADSKKIFVIDTNVILHDFHCIYNFQENDIVLPIVVLEELDKLKKGNDIINFHAREFTRELNDVTGDQLFNGGISLGKGLGKLTVETGKPFSNHVTESFPENTPDHRILSITEHVKNKNQDKEVILISKDINLRLKAKSLGINAQDYESDKVTNIEPLNRNIEVPENVDPELINRLYNEEPGIPADEFGLEPFAHQYYIFKSNKSSALAHFDPFENLFNRVEKKRMYGISPRNAEQTFSIDALSRPEVQLVALTGKAGTGKTLLALATALHLEKQFHQILLARPIVPLANRDLGYLPGDVNEKISPYMTPLYDNLSVIKNNYKPNSREYKKIEEMLEKEKLVISPLAYIRGRSLSNVYFIVDEAQNLTPHEIKTIITRAGEGTKMIFTGDIQQIDSPYLDMKSNGLSYLTDKLLGQNIFAHVNLVKGERSYLAEMASNLL, encoded by the coding sequence ATGGCAGACTCCAAAAAAATTTTCGTTATTGATACCAATGTCATCCTTCATGATTTTCACTGTATTTATAATTTCCAGGAAAACGACATCGTACTGCCCATCGTGGTTCTGGAAGAACTGGATAAACTGAAAAAGGGAAACGACATCATCAATTTTCACGCAAGGGAGTTCACCAGGGAGCTGAACGATGTAACGGGCGACCAGCTTTTTAACGGTGGAATTTCTCTTGGAAAGGGACTCGGCAAACTCACGGTGGAAACCGGAAAGCCATTCTCCAACCACGTTACCGAATCCTTTCCTGAGAATACTCCCGATCACAGGATCCTTTCCATTACCGAACATGTGAAAAACAAAAACCAGGACAAAGAGGTCATACTGATCAGCAAAGACATCAACCTCAGGCTAAAAGCCAAATCCTTGGGGATAAACGCCCAGGATTACGAATCGGACAAAGTTACCAATATAGAACCATTGAACCGGAACATCGAAGTTCCAGAAAATGTCGATCCCGAACTGATCAACCGGTTATATAACGAAGAGCCAGGTATCCCGGCGGATGAATTTGGATTGGAGCCATTTGCCCATCAGTATTATATCTTTAAAAGCAATAAATCCAGTGCTTTGGCGCATTTTGATCCTTTTGAGAATCTGTTTAACAGAGTAGAGAAAAAAAGGATGTATGGCATCAGTCCGAGAAACGCCGAACAGACTTTTTCCATCGATGCCCTTTCCAGGCCCGAAGTTCAGCTAGTTGCGCTCACAGGCAAAGCCGGTACGGGAAAAACACTGCTGGCCCTGGCTACGGCGCTTCATCTTGAAAAACAGTTCCACCAGATTCTTCTGGCACGCCCCATTGTTCCCCTGGCTAACCGTGATCTGGGCTACCTGCCCGGAGATGTCAATGAGAAAATCTCCCCTTATATGACTCCCCTGTATGATAACCTGTCCGTGATCAAAAACAACTACAAGCCAAACAGCAGGGAATATAAGAAAATTGAGGAGATGCTGGAGAAAGAGAAGCTGGTGATCAGCCCGCTTGCATATATCAGGGGAAGAAGCCTTTCCAACGTCTACTTCATAGTGGACGAAGCCCAGAATCTGACACCCCATGAAATAAAAACCATCATCACCCGTGCGGGAGAAGGTACAAAGATGATCTTTACAGGGGATATACAACAAATCGATTCCCCTTATCTTGATATGAAATCCAACGGCTTGAGCTATCTGACGGATAAATTGCTTGGGCAGAATATTTTTGCCCACGTGAATCTCGTTAAAGGAGAGAGAAGTTACCTGGCAGAAATGGCCAGCAATCTATTGTAG
- a CDS encoding bifunctional folylpolyglutamate synthase/dihydrofolate synthase — protein sequence MTYEEILEWMYRQIPMFQRNGSATYKIDMETTEQLDARFGYPHQSFNTVHVGGTNGKGSVSHILASVLQTAGYRTGLYTSPHLKDFRERIRVNGRMIEKDFVVDFIRENGDCFEALKSSFFEMAVAMAFQYFKEQRVDVAVVEVGLGGRLDSTNIVYPDLSVITNISLDHTRFLGDTLEAIAGEKAGIIKPSRPVVIGEYQSATAPVFKDRAQECNAPVCFADKEYRVEPLTKEKPGEAIYRVSRAGEVLFEKLRTDLTGSYQSKNLATALKTIDILNSLNYGLSRKSITDGLAHVKRNTSLLGRWHILQQSPLIICDTAHNEAGLEWNLRELKSMDIQNLHFVLGFVNDKDLDTILPLFPKTASYYFTKADIPRALNEKKLEAKAGEYGLMGNAFPRSAQALEEARQQAGPNDLIYVGGSTFLVSEVI from the coding sequence ATGACCTATGAAGAGATTCTGGAGTGGATGTACCGCCAGATACCCATGTTTCAGCGGAACGGATCGGCTACCTACAAGATCGACATGGAAACCACCGAGCAGTTGGATGCCCGTTTCGGGTATCCCCATCAATCTTTTAATACCGTTCATGTAGGCGGGACCAACGGCAAAGGTTCTGTTTCCCATATCCTGGCCTCTGTTTTACAGACGGCAGGCTACCGGACGGGCTTGTATACCTCGCCCCATCTGAAAGATTTCAGGGAGCGCATCCGTGTAAATGGGAGGATGATAGAAAAAGATTTTGTGGTGGACTTTATTCGGGAAAACGGGGATTGTTTTGAAGCACTCAAATCTTCCTTTTTTGAGATGGCCGTGGCCATGGCTTTTCAATATTTTAAAGAGCAAAGGGTAGATGTTGCTGTGGTTGAGGTGGGACTGGGCGGCAGGCTGGATTCCACCAATATTGTTTATCCCGATCTTTCTGTAATTACAAATATCAGTCTGGATCATACCCGTTTTTTGGGAGATACCCTTGAAGCCATCGCCGGTGAGAAGGCAGGGATTATCAAACCTTCCAGACCGGTGGTTATTGGAGAATACCAATCTGCTACGGCGCCTGTTTTTAAAGATAGGGCACAGGAATGTAACGCGCCCGTTTGTTTTGCCGATAAGGAATACCGGGTGGAACCGCTGACAAAAGAAAAACCCGGAGAAGCCATTTACCGGGTAAGCAGGGCAGGGGAGGTACTGTTTGAAAAGCTGCGGACCGATCTCACCGGAAGCTACCAAAGCAAAAACCTTGCAACAGCCCTGAAGACCATTGATATACTTAATTCCCTTAATTATGGTCTAAGCCGGAAAAGCATCACGGACGGACTGGCCCATGTAAAACGAAATACCTCCCTTTTGGGGCGATGGCATATCCTGCAGCAATCCCCTCTGATCATCTGCGATACGGCCCACAACGAAGCAGGACTGGAATGGAACCTCCGGGAGCTGAAGTCCATGGATATCCAAAACCTGCATTTTGTGCTGGGATTTGTCAACGACAAGGACCTGGATACCATACTGCCGCTGTTCCCCAAAACGGCAAGCTATTATTTTACAAAAGCGGATATTCCCAGAGCGCTGAACGAGAAGAAACTGGAGGCAAAGGCCGGGGAGTACGGTCTGATGGGAAATGCTTTCCCCCGTTCTGCCCAGGCTTTGGAGGAAGCACGTCAGCAAGCCGGCCCCAATGATTTGATTTATGTGGGTGGCAGCACCTTTCTGGTGAGTGAGGTGATCTGA